In the genome of Pseudomonas sp. HS6, one region contains:
- a CDS encoding AAA family ATPase — translation MLEKIVCIDNIGVIKKGITKPIDLEKVSLIYADNARGKSTLSSILLACSTFDAQDLIDRKTIGALTSQKVHFRFRPGAGSPPFSTEFDGASWKGQQPNLHVFNQAFVDRNVYATAGVLPEQREALLNLALGDAAVAQRTKFDTESATVRDCTAKVAAAEGALQGYRGNLSVSQFTKLKPIKDVDTQIVETDRQLNEARASQQIMSRPAFKMVDIPAFNFEGLPSLLEGSFESISVNAEQTAKAHFAKHKGPATERWVAEGLQHLPEDECPFCGQETNELSLLKAYKLYFDGSYSEYQRRITALRQTVLQRLGDKKLGGWSAANEYNQGLRSVWAESLGVADIPVLDNVAAWQVLGQVEADLLAIVSQKEGDPLTALDSAPFLKVVERLNELAQIATDFNQQIVKLNDVIAEYKAKLAKPDISGLEASRSSLMLGKTRFDAPVVALVAELATAKTKLKSAEAARDTARTELDRLMGQTLKDFQISINNWLRKFAAPFEIQALAPTYRGGGLRSEYALKVRGATVIVGPGVGGDLSFHSALSEGDKRTLAFAFFLARLFADANRSDATVVLDDVFTSLDKHRRHNTVEAVLQMVYQCSQVIALGHDAHFLREVKRRVARKKLGKIGELSLHRDADDYSRLDDFDLDDYCSSEYYKHYQLVERFIDGDTTVSLLEVAKALRLLVEGHLHRCFPKKFTEGQTVGDMLGQVKGAVAPNPLALLHPLHAELVSFNEFAAAFHHDTSGGYTRVEINAAELLPFAKGALGFIQMRKFS, via the coding sequence ATGCTCGAGAAAATCGTCTGTATCGATAACATCGGTGTCATCAAAAAGGGGATCACAAAGCCTATAGATCTGGAAAAAGTCAGCCTTATTTACGCTGATAACGCCCGTGGAAAGTCGACACTGTCATCGATCCTGCTGGCGTGTTCTACCTTCGACGCTCAGGATCTGATCGACCGCAAAACAATTGGCGCACTGACCTCACAGAAAGTCCATTTCCGATTCCGTCCCGGGGCCGGATCACCTCCCTTCAGCACTGAATTCGATGGTGCCTCCTGGAAGGGGCAGCAACCGAACCTTCACGTGTTCAACCAGGCTTTCGTAGATCGCAATGTATACGCAACTGCTGGTGTTCTTCCCGAGCAACGGGAGGCGCTACTCAATCTGGCCCTTGGCGACGCGGCTGTAGCCCAACGGACGAAATTCGACACCGAGTCCGCGACAGTGCGGGACTGTACCGCGAAGGTCGCCGCCGCCGAGGGGGCATTGCAGGGGTATAGAGGTAATTTGTCGGTCAGCCAATTTACCAAGCTCAAGCCAATTAAAGATGTCGACACCCAGATTGTTGAGACCGACAGGCAACTGAACGAAGCTCGGGCATCCCAACAGATAATGAGCCGTCCAGCTTTCAAGATGGTGGATATACCAGCGTTTAATTTCGAAGGTCTGCCCAGCCTTCTGGAAGGCTCCTTCGAGAGTATTTCAGTCAACGCAGAACAAACAGCAAAAGCCCATTTTGCCAAACACAAAGGGCCAGCAACCGAGCGATGGGTTGCCGAGGGGCTCCAGCACCTTCCAGAAGATGAATGTCCGTTTTGCGGCCAGGAAACGAATGAGCTGAGTTTGCTCAAGGCTTACAAATTGTACTTCGACGGCTCCTACTCCGAATACCAGCGCCGCATTACCGCGCTTCGTCAGACTGTGCTGCAGAGGCTGGGTGATAAGAAGCTTGGAGGGTGGAGTGCTGCCAACGAATATAATCAGGGCCTTCGAAGCGTGTGGGCCGAAAGCCTGGGAGTCGCCGATATTCCTGTTCTCGACAATGTGGCTGCTTGGCAAGTGCTCGGCCAGGTTGAGGCAGACTTGCTTGCAATAGTCAGTCAAAAGGAAGGCGATCCGCTAACTGCACTCGATTCCGCGCCGTTCCTGAAAGTGGTAGAGCGGTTGAATGAACTTGCCCAGATTGCAACTGACTTCAACCAGCAAATCGTCAAGCTCAATGATGTGATTGCTGAATACAAGGCGAAGCTGGCTAAACCCGATATTTCGGGACTTGAGGCATCTCGATCCTCGCTCATGCTCGGCAAGACAAGGTTTGATGCTCCGGTTGTAGCTCTCGTTGCAGAGCTGGCCACTGCAAAGACGAAGCTGAAATCCGCAGAGGCCGCAAGAGATACTGCTCGTACTGAGCTAGACAGGTTGATGGGGCAAACGCTGAAGGATTTTCAAATATCCATTAACAATTGGCTCCGTAAATTCGCGGCCCCTTTCGAGATCCAGGCCTTGGCCCCCACCTATAGAGGTGGGGGCTTGCGCTCTGAATATGCGCTGAAGGTGAGAGGCGCCACTGTCATCGTTGGCCCCGGCGTAGGAGGGGACTTGTCATTCCATTCGGCTTTGAGCGAAGGGGACAAAAGGACGTTGGCGTTTGCTTTCTTCCTTGCCCGACTGTTCGCCGACGCCAATCGATCCGATGCTACGGTAGTACTTGACGACGTTTTCACCAGCTTGGATAAGCATCGCCGTCATAACACGGTTGAGGCAGTGCTACAGATGGTCTACCAATGCTCACAGGTCATCGCTTTGGGCCACGATGCCCACTTTCTACGTGAGGTCAAACGGCGTGTAGCGCGTAAAAAGCTTGGAAAGATAGGAGAGCTTTCCCTTCATCGGGATGCGGATGATTACAGTCGACTGGATGATTTCGATCTAGATGACTATTGCTCCTCGGAATACTACAAGCATTACCAACTCGTTGAGCGATTCATCGATGGAGATACTACCGTCAGCTTGCTCGAAGTGGCCAAAGCCTTGCGTTTACTGGTTGAGGGGCACCTGCATCGATGTTTTCCAAAAAAATTCACTGAAGGGCAGACGGTGGGCGACATGCTGGGCCAGGTCAAAGGGGCGGTCGCCCCAAATCCCCTGGCACTATTGCATCCGCTTCATGCTGAGCTGGTCAGCTTCAACGAGTTCGCTGCGGCATTTCATCATGACACCTCCGGGGGATACACCAGGGTAGAAATCAACGCTGCGGAGCTGCTGCCATTTGCCAAAGGCGCGCTGGGATTCATCCAGATGAGAAAATTCAGCTAA
- a CDS encoding ATP-binding protein, with translation MSVGIKRSAIPASGYMYQTLVGIKLLCDWLDTPSLYDWVKFEADDEKDAQGLDDIVAQRIDGRVDLIQVKFTVDVFDPSNALSWSWLTTRKGQRGRSLLEKWSSAFFRVGLARLGAVRLITNRRPDAAFTLHLADVKVRWESLPEGLRQELEPHLGGAESAALFFENFEFSHSFAGYESLGGTVSSALEGNHTDHLGWLTLLRRATEWSIHKNAPAPDGRITLEVLRSTISERQPRPLDQEFRVPAGYLPPDPQFAKEFIDEIQSGDWNERVLWGSPGQGKSTFLSYICEQLRALGMQVVRHHYFLDLQDSSDRFSLKSVARSMMSQLLSDFPADVAHLEDKPEQLRNWIEACGRACLEQGRRLVVVVDGLDHVWRENDEEIRPLNELFKQLLPAPQGITLILGTQRVSEDQLPRRMHSGLDPHAWVELPRMQMTSIIAWLRGQHEAGVFQLPPGDPTERQLALLSEAFMALSEGHPLVLTYMFMKVAHDRRVVSLATLQQVDFAPQGDARVYYQTLWQRLSWSVRDALHLLAEDRFIWPTGALEHCLELRDVNLEAEIGHLLATVDAGLQAFHGSLYVFIAQQPDHQRRLEMLRPKVEAWLDKLAPEYLRWAWLWLYESRRGDQHNLLSGTTRGWVLDALRRACEVGQIVRILKAAELVAFDAGYFEIAIRKRALKHRVENGLAYQLEDADALRECALQLTPDPYPALLLASQVNQSKLLALQQLATLYLSLDQVERASEVQERMRSKINDRLRAKTLKARDYEEAISRYLQVAAGTGRYEPDSVLKLLRRHRNSVELFERFLTNASRAEDLEGIMVFANLPMPARLRRVFEVQAVRVAGWAGAKLQDWQQFLGFRKHPLSACWSLLYQPKQARRIPQVSAHDALAIGSTSNDEDDFARYLHFLFFAAVAQGLAQKGAPTPSWLGVQTEKKWLSAILLSLGNAANATAAILARGEIPPASVAYRLVVSERPAHSDHEAWSDLRAVRRALVLITADIFLLTRTRSGAPHLPATEWGACKASGFFALEHWRSDFLMCNYRLLDAVTAHAYIAEQVQAARHTVGPFNEKATALADLCSWATAYGLRELAHELLERTYEYAIGYGWRKDPGLAVVLEVVGDIAKRDPAAAVQAVSRLAPIYDQIDVMTEDSGSRPCDLAALLWQLLPEVYVRCYRHFLSQGEWYYADHTFAVFAERVDLSAPESAVALSVALGEQTVQALQTRSRTTEGAVIPSQVRLWDRDLTTSLKAGETLNEQAQTHASLGGAPDLVQPDAPNFEHFPPARLGDFLAEVGKKVDYQLRSTLIQNWLMHWDGKGNGAEILRALEQLLQDGGSTSRGTELLDPAFHLALRLQGPKPAFVWLVRAHQYRYGWSERHYGYSESIRRLELVGKHYPKRWKEFLARSSLPAPNSYVQERAIPDAGIVRLLLEVNDLERAKSVFETMIDIVVEEFSAQPLEQPEWWQEPGA, from the coding sequence ATGAGCGTGGGCATTAAACGTAGCGCTATACCCGCCAGCGGGTACATGTACCAGACACTGGTGGGGATCAAGCTACTGTGTGACTGGCTTGATACACCTTCACTTTATGACTGGGTCAAATTCGAGGCAGATGACGAGAAAGATGCTCAAGGTCTAGATGACATCGTGGCTCAACGAATCGACGGCAGGGTAGACCTAATCCAGGTTAAATTCACTGTTGATGTCTTTGACCCCAGCAATGCGCTGTCATGGAGCTGGCTGACCACCCGCAAAGGGCAGCGCGGTAGGTCATTGCTGGAGAAGTGGTCGAGTGCGTTCTTTCGCGTTGGCTTGGCGCGGTTGGGAGCGGTCCGCCTGATCACGAATAGGCGACCGGACGCGGCATTTACGCTTCATCTGGCCGACGTAAAAGTACGTTGGGAATCGTTACCCGAGGGGCTTCGTCAAGAACTCGAACCTCATTTGGGGGGCGCCGAGAGCGCCGCACTGTTCTTTGAGAACTTCGAGTTCTCCCATAGCTTCGCCGGCTATGAATCGCTGGGCGGTACGGTGTCATCGGCATTAGAAGGAAATCACACGGACCATCTCGGCTGGCTGACCCTCTTACGCCGCGCCACTGAGTGGAGTATTCACAAAAATGCTCCCGCCCCTGACGGGCGCATCACCTTAGAAGTGTTGCGCAGTACTATCTCCGAGCGGCAACCTCGACCGTTGGACCAGGAGTTCCGGGTACCGGCAGGCTATCTGCCGCCTGACCCCCAGTTTGCAAAGGAATTTATCGACGAGATTCAGTCTGGCGACTGGAATGAACGGGTGCTATGGGGCTCTCCAGGGCAGGGCAAAAGCACCTTTTTAAGCTACATCTGCGAACAGCTTCGTGCCTTGGGCATGCAAGTCGTCCGCCATCACTACTTTCTCGATCTGCAAGATTCCTCTGATCGTTTTAGCTTGAAGAGTGTTGCCCGCTCGATGATGAGCCAGCTGTTGAGCGACTTCCCTGCAGACGTCGCTCATTTGGAGGATAAGCCCGAGCAGTTACGCAACTGGATAGAGGCGTGCGGTCGGGCTTGCTTAGAGCAAGGACGGCGGTTGGTCGTGGTGGTTGATGGGCTCGATCACGTTTGGCGCGAGAATGACGAAGAAATCCGGCCGCTGAATGAACTCTTCAAGCAGTTACTCCCCGCGCCACAGGGAATCACACTCATCCTAGGCACTCAGCGCGTGAGTGAGGACCAGTTGCCTCGGCGGATGCATAGTGGTCTTGATCCGCACGCGTGGGTAGAGCTGCCTCGCATGCAAATGACCTCGATCATTGCATGGCTCCGGGGGCAGCATGAGGCCGGCGTCTTTCAATTACCGCCCGGTGATCCGACAGAGCGACAGCTGGCACTTTTGTCCGAAGCGTTCATGGCACTAAGCGAAGGTCATCCGCTAGTGCTCACTTATATGTTCATGAAAGTGGCCCATGACCGACGCGTCGTCTCATTGGCAACATTACAACAAGTGGACTTTGCTCCGCAGGGCGATGCACGAGTTTACTACCAGACGCTGTGGCAACGGTTGTCTTGGTCTGTGCGCGACGCCCTACACCTACTAGCAGAGGATCGCTTCATCTGGCCTACCGGAGCACTTGAGCATTGTCTTGAGTTAAGGGACGTCAACCTGGAGGCGGAAATCGGCCATCTCTTGGCTACGGTCGACGCCGGTTTGCAGGCGTTTCATGGCAGTTTATACGTGTTCATTGCGCAACAGCCTGATCACCAGCGCCGTTTGGAGATGCTGCGGCCAAAAGTGGAGGCATGGCTTGACAAGCTTGCACCCGAGTATTTGCGTTGGGCTTGGTTGTGGTTGTACGAGTCTCGTCGGGGCGATCAACACAACCTGTTGAGCGGTACGACCAGGGGGTGGGTGCTGGATGCTCTCAGGCGTGCCTGTGAAGTCGGGCAGATCGTTCGTATCCTGAAAGCCGCGGAGCTGGTGGCTTTCGATGCGGGTTATTTCGAAATCGCGATCCGCAAGAGAGCTCTCAAACACCGGGTTGAAAACGGACTTGCTTATCAGTTGGAGGACGCTGACGCCTTGCGCGAATGCGCGCTGCAACTGACTCCAGATCCCTACCCAGCACTGCTCTTAGCCTCACAAGTCAATCAGTCCAAACTGCTTGCCCTGCAGCAGTTGGCCACCCTGTACCTGTCATTAGATCAGGTCGAGCGGGCTAGTGAAGTGCAGGAGCGGATGCGCAGCAAAATCAATGATCGGCTTCGTGCCAAAACTCTCAAAGCGCGAGACTACGAAGAGGCTATCAGTCGCTACCTGCAAGTAGCGGCAGGCACCGGGCGATATGAGCCGGACAGCGTCCTGAAGCTACTGCGACGGCATCGAAATTCGGTAGAGCTTTTTGAGCGGTTCCTGACCAACGCAAGCAGGGCTGAAGACCTGGAAGGCATCATGGTTTTCGCCAATCTTCCGATGCCTGCGCGCTTACGGCGGGTGTTCGAAGTCCAAGCGGTGCGGGTCGCCGGTTGGGCCGGAGCCAAATTGCAAGATTGGCAACAATTTCTGGGTTTTAGGAAGCATCCGCTTTCGGCATGTTGGTCCCTGTTGTACCAGCCCAAGCAAGCTCGGCGCATCCCTCAAGTAAGCGCTCATGACGCTTTAGCCATTGGCTCCACGAGCAACGATGAGGATGACTTCGCCCGCTATTTGCATTTCTTGTTCTTCGCAGCCGTGGCCCAGGGCCTAGCGCAAAAAGGAGCGCCGACCCCGTCCTGGCTAGGCGTCCAGACAGAAAAGAAATGGCTTTCTGCAATCCTGCTAAGTCTGGGCAACGCGGCCAATGCCACAGCAGCGATATTAGCCCGTGGTGAAATCCCACCCGCTTCGGTGGCATACCGACTCGTTGTCAGCGAGCGGCCGGCTCACAGCGATCATGAAGCTTGGAGCGACCTACGAGCTGTCCGTAGAGCGCTGGTTCTGATCACCGCAGACATTTTTTTGCTTACGCGAACACGGTCTGGAGCACCCCATCTACCGGCAACAGAATGGGGCGCTTGCAAGGCTTCTGGATTCTTCGCGCTAGAGCATTGGCGAAGTGATTTCCTCATGTGCAACTACCGCTTGCTCGATGCTGTAACTGCGCATGCCTACATCGCTGAGCAGGTCCAAGCGGCCAGACATACCGTTGGCCCCTTCAATGAAAAAGCTACGGCGCTCGCGGACTTGTGTAGTTGGGCTACCGCGTATGGACTGAGGGAGCTAGCTCATGAGTTGCTTGAGCGGACGTACGAGTATGCGATCGGCTATGGTTGGCGCAAGGACCCCGGCTTGGCGGTGGTACTGGAAGTGGTGGGTGACATTGCGAAGAGAGACCCTGCAGCAGCCGTTCAAGCAGTCAGCCGGCTAGCGCCCATTTACGACCAGATCGATGTCATGACGGAAGATTCTGGATCAAGGCCTTGTGATCTTGCCGCCTTGCTCTGGCAGTTGCTGCCTGAGGTTTACGTACGCTGCTACCGACACTTTCTGTCGCAGGGCGAATGGTATTACGCCGACCATACCTTTGCGGTTTTTGCCGAACGCGTCGACCTGAGCGCGCCGGAGAGCGCTGTTGCGCTCAGTGTTGCCTTGGGGGAGCAAACGGTTCAGGCGCTCCAGACTCGCTCGCGAACGACTGAAGGGGCGGTGATACCATCACAGGTCCGCTTATGGGATCGTGATCTTACTACTAGTTTGAAAGCTGGGGAGACATTGAACGAGCAGGCGCAGACTCATGCATCCCTCGGTGGTGCCCCAGATCTCGTTCAGCCAGATGCGCCCAATTTTGAACATTTCCCTCCCGCTCGACTCGGGGATTTTCTAGCAGAGGTTGGCAAGAAGGTAGATTACCAGCTGCGTTCAACGCTGATCCAAAATTGGCTCATGCACTGGGATGGGAAGGGTAATGGTGCCGAGATTCTTCGCGCACTTGAGCAACTGCTACAGGACGGGGGCTCAACCTCACGCGGAACCGAGCTACTTGATCCGGCTTTTCATCTGGCTTTACGTCTGCAAGGCCCGAAGCCGGCGTTTGTCTGGCTAGTCCGAGCACACCAGTACCGCTACGGTTGGTCGGAGCGGCACTACGGCTACTCAGAGTCGATCAGGCGCCTGGAATTGGTTGGTAAGCACTACCCCAAGCGCTGGAAGGAATTTTTGGCGCGATCATCGCTGCCTGCTCCAAATTCTTATGTTCAGGAACGGGCCATTCCTGATGCGGGCATTGTGCGCCTGTTATTGGAGGTAAACGATTTAGAGCGAGCGAAGAGTGTTTTCGAAACCATGATTGACATTGTTGTTGAAGAGTTCAGTGCCCAGCCTCTAGAGCAGCCAGAATGGTGGCAGGAGCCAGGCGCATGA